A single Acetivibrio cellulolyticus CD2 DNA region contains:
- the dpsA gene encoding dipicolinate synthase subunit DpsA encodes MTNKRFTVLGGDLRSVKLANLIAAEGNKVDIYGFKSASFELGMEESLSLELAIKESDVVIGPLPCSNDNENINAPFYPDKIYIKDVFKTMTKNQLFIAGRISEKILHAASVYNVYSVDLLEREEMAVLNAIPTAEGAIQIAMEEMPITLHNCNAMILGFGRIGKILAKMLFGLGCNVYVEARKCSDLAWIRGYGYKPVHITEMENNLAGMDVIFNTIPSVVLDGNMLRKVKKDSLIIDLASKPGGVDFEKAKEQGVKTIWALSLPGKVAPVTAAEFIKDTVYNIINELGV; translated from the coding sequence ATGACAAACAAAAGGTTCACGGTTTTGGGTGGCGATTTAAGAAGCGTAAAACTTGCAAACCTAATTGCAGCAGAGGGCAACAAGGTTGACATATACGGATTTAAGAGTGCGAGTTTTGAGTTGGGAATGGAAGAAAGCCTAAGCTTGGAACTTGCAATAAAAGAATCAGATGTAGTTATAGGACCGTTGCCTTGTTCAAATGATAATGAAAATATCAATGCACCATTTTATCCAGATAAAATTTACATAAAGGATGTATTCAAAACAATGACAAAGAATCAGTTGTTTATTGCTGGAAGAATAAGTGAAAAGATCCTTCATGCAGCATCAGTGTATAATGTCTATTCAGTTGATTTGCTGGAAAGGGAAGAAATGGCGGTATTGAATGCGATACCTACAGCAGAAGGGGCTATTCAGATTGCTATGGAGGAAATGCCAATTACACTTCACAATTGCAATGCAATGATTCTTGGGTTTGGAAGAATAGGTAAGATTCTTGCAAAAATGCTTTTTGGTTTAGGCTGCAATGTTTATGTAGAGGCTAGAAAATGTTCTGATTTAGCATGGATTAGAGGCTATGGTTATAAGCCTGTTCACATAACGGAAATGGAAAACAACTTAGCTGGTATGGACGTCATATTTAACACAATACCATCTGTAGTTCTTGACGGAAATATGCTCAGAAAAGTAAAAAAAGACAGCCTTATAATTGATCTTGCATCCAAACCTGGAGGAGTGGATTTCGAAAAAGCTAAAGAGCAGGGAGTTAAAACAATTTGGGCGCTATCATTGCCGGGAAAAGTGGCTCCAGTTACAGCAGCGGAGTTTATTAAAGATACTGTCTACAATATAATTAATGAGTTGGGGGTATAG
- a CDS encoding dipicolinate synthase subunit B, translated as MQLDGIKIGFALTGSFCTISKVVPEIEKLVSTGAKVIPIISGSVDKFDTRFGTAKDLRLKLEGITGEKIIDSIIDAEPFGPRSLVDLIVVAPCTGNTAAKIANGITDTAVTMASKAHMRNQKPLVIAISTNDGLGVNAKNIGLLLNMKNVYMVPFGQDGPDSKPNSVVADTTLIIPTIEAALNGKQIQPLLIKY; from the coding sequence ATGCAGTTGGATGGAATTAAAATCGGATTTGCACTTACGGGTTCTTTCTGCACAATCAGTAAAGTGGTTCCCGAGATTGAAAAACTTGTTAGTACTGGGGCAAAAGTTATTCCTATAATTTCAGGATCAGTAGATAAATTTGACACCAGATTCGGCACTGCAAAAGACTTAAGATTAAAATTGGAAGGTATTACAGGAGAGAAAATTATTGATTCAATTATTGACGCAGAACCATTTGGACCAAGGTCATTGGTAGATTTAATTGTTGTTGCACCCTGTACTGGAAATACCGCTGCTAAAATTGCAAACGGTATAACAGATACTGCGGTAACTATGGCTTCAAAGGCACATATGAGAAATCAGAAGCCTCTGGTAATTGCAATTTCAACCAATGATGGCCTAGGTGTAAACGCAAAAAATATCGGTTTATTGCTCAATATGAAGAATGTATACATGGTTCCTTTTGGACAGGACGGACCGGATAGTAAGCCGAATTCCGTTGTGGCAGATACAACTTTAATAATTCCCACAATAGAAGCTGCATTAAATGGCAAACAGATCCAACCGTTACTTATAAAATACTAA
- a CDS encoding ATPase, T2SS/T4P/T4SS family yields the protein MVGIDTRGIDEILLEMGALKITDLKRAWDIQRESKGSIEDVLVELGLVTKKDVMMANATKMGISFVDLSSQEIKDSSIPSLITKNIAHRYKVIPIEKENSVLTVAMKDPTDIFSIDDIRLATGLEIRPVLADGNEIDRLIVKFYGEEQKPKEVKAQAPIQEVKMPEIQRPDPIKEKEEMLLDRGTYNTIKQDVELPDLDLNTISNNIQSNNFGSGNSFNENGLFKDKIGNLLVRSGVIAQEQLDRALAIQSKNGELIGKILVKEGFINTKSLYEFLEKQMGVQFIDLDSIEFDDEAIKLVTQNIARMHKLIPFNKTDTSLKVAMSDPMNIFSIDDLRLTTGLEIIPCLAEEELINKYLNVYYDKSHSNKSGSTGEKKIAELDEDLKKVNEKIAVEIKEAEAEEETVDISDLENAPIVKMVNIIFQKAVASRASDIHIEPQEDGVLVRYRIDGQLVEIARYDKKIMPSMSARVKIISGLNIAEKRIPQDGRISLNIDGKNYDLRVSILPTMFGEKIVMRIADKDGFNVTKQQLGFFEDDMEKFDSIISNPHGIILVTGPTGSGKSTTLYTALKELCTPDVNILTVEDPVENTIRGINQVQVNVKAGMTFAAALRSFLRQDPDIIMVGEIRDGETAEIATRSAITGHLVFSTIHTNDAASSITRMIDMGIEPFLMSSAVVGIIAQRLVRRLCPKCKELLELTEQDRDILDIEEGEEVTIYKANGCPECNNMGYKGRIAVYEIMEVNREIREMIAKNENSDVIKDVAIKNGMKTLRMNSARLVKNGVTTIDEMLKIAFSKD from the coding sequence ATGGTAGGAATAGATACTAGAGGAATTGATGAAATACTTTTAGAAATGGGCGCTTTAAAAATTACAGATCTAAAGAGAGCATGGGACATCCAGCGTGAAAGCAAAGGAAGTATTGAGGACGTTCTTGTTGAGCTTGGACTTGTAACCAAAAAGGACGTCATGATGGCAAATGCCACAAAAATGGGCATCTCTTTTGTAGATTTGTCAAGTCAAGAAATCAAAGATTCGAGCATTCCTAGTCTTATAACGAAAAATATTGCACATAGATATAAAGTAATACCTATAGAAAAAGAAAATAGTGTATTGACAGTTGCCATGAAAGATCCCACAGATATATTTTCTATTGATGATATACGTCTTGCAACCGGACTTGAAATAAGGCCTGTTCTTGCCGATGGTAATGAAATCGACAGACTTATTGTAAAGTTTTATGGTGAAGAACAAAAGCCTAAAGAGGTTAAAGCTCAGGCACCAATACAAGAAGTTAAAATGCCGGAAATACAAAGGCCTGATCCGATTAAAGAAAAAGAAGAAATGTTGCTTGACAGAGGTACTTATAATACAATAAAGCAGGATGTTGAATTACCGGATTTAGATTTAAATACTATCTCAAATAATATACAATCCAATAATTTTGGTAGCGGAAATAGTTTTAACGAGAATGGTCTTTTTAAAGATAAGATTGGAAACTTGCTTGTCAGATCAGGAGTTATTGCACAGGAACAGCTAGATAGGGCATTGGCAATTCAATCTAAAAATGGTGAACTTATTGGTAAAATTCTTGTAAAAGAAGGATTTATTAATACGAAATCACTTTATGAATTTTTGGAAAAACAAATGGGCGTCCAGTTTATTGATCTTGACTCTATTGAATTTGATGACGAAGCAATAAAACTGGTTACTCAAAATATAGCAAGAATGCACAAATTGATTCCGTTTAATAAGACAGATACATCTCTTAAAGTTGCTATGAGTGACCCTATGAATATTTTTTCAATAGATGACCTGAGACTTACCACTGGACTTGAAATTATTCCGTGCCTTGCTGAAGAAGAGTTGATTAATAAGTATCTTAATGTTTATTATGACAAATCTCATAGTAATAAATCTGGTTCTACAGGTGAGAAAAAAATTGCAGAATTAGATGAAGATTTGAAGAAAGTTAATGAAAAAATTGCAGTAGAAATTAAAGAAGCTGAAGCGGAAGAAGAAACTGTAGATATATCAGATCTTGAAAATGCTCCGATTGTTAAAATGGTTAACATAATATTTCAAAAGGCTGTTGCGAGCAGAGCAAGTGATATTCACATCGAACCTCAGGAAGACGGTGTATTGGTGCGTTATAGAATAGACGGACAGCTTGTTGAGATTGCGAGATATGATAAGAAGATTATGCCTTCCATGTCTGCGAGGGTGAAAATAATAAGTGGTCTGAATATAGCAGAGAAAAGAATTCCACAGGATGGTAGAATTTCTCTTAATATAGACGGAAAGAACTATGACCTCCGTGTATCCATACTACCAACCATGTTCGGCGAAAAGATTGTAATGAGAATAGCAGATAAAGATGGTTTCAATGTTACTAAGCAGCAACTGGGATTCTTTGAAGATGATATGGAAAAGTTTGATAGCATTATATCAAATCCACATGGCATTATCCTTGTTACAGGACCTACTGGAAGTGGTAAATCAACTACTTTGTATACGGCTTTAAAAGAGCTTTGTACTCCTGACGTAAATATCCTTACGGTTGAGGATCCTGTGGAAAACACTATAAGAGGAATAAATCAGGTTCAGGTTAATGTTAAGGCAGGAATGACTTTTGCTGCAGCATTGAGGTCTTTCTTAAGGCAGGACCCTGATATAATAATGGTAGGAGAAATTCGTGATGGTGAGACAGCTGAAATAGCAACTAGATCAGCTATCACTGGTCACCTTGTATTTAGTACAATTCATACAAATGATGCTGCAAGCTCAATTACAAGAATGATTGATATGGGGATAGAACCGTTTTTGATGTCTTCGGCTGTAGTTGGAATTATAGCTCAAAGACTTGTACGTAGATTATGCCCGAAATGCAAAGAACTATTAGAGCTCACTGAGCAGGACCGGGATATTTTAGATATTGAAGAGGGCGAAGAGGTTACGATATATAAGGCAAATGGATGCCCAGAGTGTAATAATATGGGGTATAAAGGCAGAATAGCTGTTTATGAAATAATGGAAGTAAACAGAGAAATCAGGGAAATGATTGCAAAAAATGAAAATTCCGATGTAATAAAGGATGTAGCAATTAAAAATGGCATGAAAACTTTGCGTATGAATAGTGCGAGACTTGTTAAAAACGGTGTTACAACGATTGATGAAATGCTAAAAATAGCGTTTTCAAAAGATTAA
- a CDS encoding twitching motility protein: MDLNAILTKAVNSGASDLHVCAGVPPVIRLHGDLINLDEPILTPHDCVELAKQCLNSRLYEYFLDTGEVDSSYAIAGIARFRVNVFKQRGTCAIAFRTIPQDVPKIEDLGLPGLVYDLL; the protein is encoded by the coding sequence ATGGATCTAAATGCGATTCTTACTAAGGCAGTAAACAGTGGAGCTTCAGACCTTCATGTTTGCGCAGGTGTACCACCAGTTATCAGGTTGCATGGAGACTTGATAAACCTTGATGAACCAATTCTAACCCCACATGATTGTGTAGAATTGGCGAAACAATGTCTGAATAGCAGGTTGTATGAGTATTTCCTTGATACTGGAGAGGTGGACTCTTCATATGCTATTGCAGGTATAGCGCGTTTTAGGGTAAATGTGTTCAAACAAAGGGGCACATGTGCTATAGCTTTTAGAACGATCCCTCAGGATGTACCAAAAATTGAGGATTTAGGTCTCCCGGGACTTGTTTATGACCTTCTATAG
- a CDS encoding type II secretion system F family protein has translation MPLYSYKVKTEAGKLYSGETKIDSVEELKRLLEDKGYTPIEIVEKNAFTDISTISLFKKKVTTKDLAIFNRQFAIVLQAGVPIASCMDVLKQQTTNQTLRECLNDIYENIQKGISLSNSMRKHEDIFPEIMICMVEAGEVSGQLDIVFERLAKQFENQNAINAKIRSALTYPIIVGVIAVAVIVVLMIFVVPSFVGILKDFNTPLPIYTKILIAVSNFFVNFWWAILIGAIGFGAGLKAFKKSETGKMFFGNLAITLPIVKGVTKNITTSRLARTLGTLMSSGVLLIQSMEVVQKIIGNAVIIKKFDTVIDEIKKGKGLTQPLLNVKYFPPLLMSMIRIGEESGSLDFTLEKAADFYDTEVETSIQQLMALIEPLITIVLAFVVAFVVLAVLVPMLSIYQNADF, from the coding sequence ATGCCGTTATACAGCTACAAGGTTAAAACTGAAGCAGGTAAATTGTATTCAGGTGAAACTAAAATTGATAGCGTAGAAGAGCTGAAAAGGCTTCTTGAGGATAAGGGTTATACTCCTATCGAGATAGTGGAGAAAAATGCTTTTACAGACATCAGCACTATTAGTTTGTTTAAGAAGAAGGTTACTACAAAAGATTTAGCTATATTTAACAGACAGTTTGCTATTGTGCTTCAGGCAGGTGTGCCAATTGCATCTTGTATGGATGTATTAAAGCAGCAGACCACAAACCAGACCTTGAGAGAGTGTCTCAATGATATTTATGAGAATATTCAAAAAGGTATTTCGTTATCAAATTCAATGAGAAAGCATGAAGATATATTTCCTGAAATTATGATATGCATGGTTGAAGCCGGTGAGGTTAGTGGTCAGCTTGATATAGTGTTTGAAAGGCTTGCCAAGCAGTTCGAAAATCAAAATGCTATCAATGCCAAGATAAGGAGCGCTCTTACATACCCGATTATAGTTGGAGTTATAGCAGTTGCGGTAATAGTTGTATTAATGATTTTTGTTGTACCGTCTTTTGTTGGAATACTTAAAGATTTTAATACACCATTGCCAATATACACCAAGATACTTATTGCGGTAAGCAACTTTTTTGTGAATTTTTGGTGGGCGATTTTAATTGGAGCTATTGGTTTTGGAGCAGGTTTGAAAGCTTTTAAAAAATCAGAAACAGGTAAAATGTTCTTTGGAAATTTGGCAATTACGCTACCTATTGTGAAGGGTGTTACAAAAAATATTACAACATCTAGACTTGCAAGGACTCTTGGAACTCTTATGTCAAGTGGTGTATTACTGATTCAGTCTATGGAAGTTGTTCAGAAAATAATTGGTAACGCAGTTATCATTAAAAAATTTGATACTGTAATAGATGAAATAAAAAAAGGTAAAGGACTTACTCAGCCATTACTTAATGTAAAATATTTTCCACCTCTTCTTATGTCAATGATAAGGATTGGTGAAGAATCAGGAAGCCTGGATTTTACGCTTGAAAAAGCTGCTGATTTTTATGATACTGAGGTTGAGACTTCCATTCAGCAGTTGATGGCTTTGATAGAACCGCTTATAACAATCGTTTTAGCCTTTGTTGTTGCCTTTGTTGTACTTGCTGTACTTGTTCCTATGTTGAGTATTTACCAGAATGCTGATTTCTAG
- a CDS encoding type II secretion system protein, which produces MKKMLRNKKGFSLIELLIVIAIMGVLAVIAFSMFSGVVANSRKKADIAQAGNIQKALVAYIVDTGDANLTYLKDGSTGITSGSTSWATVVRALQQDQTVATETYKAYLNAKNGSAPSSVDFKTQWNENNGYHIEVYPSKMNATVVPAPKTGGDPTIKIN; this is translated from the coding sequence ATGAAAAAAATGTTAAGAAACAAAAAAGGTTTTTCACTTATCGAGCTTTTGATAGTTATAGCTATTATGGGTGTCTTGGCTGTAATCGCATTCAGCATGTTCTCAGGTGTTGTTGCTAACAGCAGAAAGAAAGCAGACATTGCTCAGGCTGGTAATATCCAGAAAGCACTTGTTGCTTACATAGTTGATACTGGCGATGCTAATTTAACGTACCTTAAAGATGGATCAACTGGAATCACTTCTGGTTCTACTAGTTGGGCAACTGTTGTAAGAGCACTTCAACAAGACCAGACAGTTGCTACTGAAACATATAAGGCTTATTTGAATGCTAAGAATGGATCAGCACCATCTTCAGTAGATTTTAAGACTCAATGGAATGAAAATAACGGATACCATATAGAAGTATATCCATCTAAAATGAATGCTACAGTTGTGCCTGCACCAAAAACTGGTGGTGATCCAACAATAAAAATTAACTAA
- a CDS encoding PilW family protein, with protein MLIKNKKGFSLIELLISLAIVGLVSPLIFVIFVSGIEDYSTTTKYMNQQYSVMEVTSLIRKDIEEAKTITLKMNSVSTKKIDEITFEFRDPTTNPARKWSFGTFTDPVSGVSYDGLKLSVGGGSYEGVVGKLDLTKCSFAVDTIPGPTKIILTIKPENLNKTKYKGRNVNENIITEFSVRYKEIK; from the coding sequence ATGCTAATAAAAAATAAAAAGGGATTTTCATTAATTGAATTATTGATTTCATTAGCAATTGTAGGGTTGGTTTCACCGCTTATTTTTGTTATATTTGTTTCGGGGATAGAGGATTACTCTACAACTACAAAATATATGAATCAACAGTATTCAGTTATGGAAGTGACAAGTCTTATAAGGAAAGATATTGAAGAGGCAAAAACTATTACTTTGAAAATGAATAGTGTTTCAACTAAAAAAATAGACGAAATTACGTTTGAGTTTCGTGATCCGACTACGAATCCGGCAAGGAAATGGTCGTTTGGCACTTTTACTGATCCTGTTAGCGGTGTAAGCTATGATGGGTTGAAGCTAAGTGTTGGTGGTGGTAGTTATGAAGGTGTAGTAGGTAAATTGGATTTGACCAAATGTTCCTTTGCTGTTGATACGATTCCAGGACCAACAAAAATAATACTTACTATTAAACCGGAAAATTTAAATAAAACGAAATATAAAGGTAGAAATGTGAATGAGAATATTATCACAGAGTTTTCTGTTAGATATAAAGAAATAAAATAG
- a CDS encoding PilN domain-containing protein: MKDINLLPEDIKSTTSYAPSKPASSGISAKVIIILILILAFVGATLVAPKLYIKSLEVSLSNVQKAIEDPKYDVVKKVNSDITKVSGVLKTKSDIMDTIDKKVYSINEILTTVNSVVPKGCKINRIEYEGTTLNISGNSDDSLAIAELVSKVQRLDFVKIAEDITVDQTNTFTLKLVVGNVGVDGKEGK; the protein is encoded by the coding sequence ATGAAGGATATAAATTTACTGCCGGAAGATATTAAATCAACTACATCTTACGCACCTAGTAAACCTGCGTCGTCAGGTATTTCAGCGAAGGTAATAATAATTCTGATTTTAATTTTGGCATTTGTAGGGGCTACGTTGGTAGCACCCAAGTTATATATAAAGTCATTAGAAGTTAGTCTTAGTAACGTACAAAAAGCAATAGAAGATCCAAAATATGATGTAGTTAAGAAGGTTAATTCAGATATAACTAAAGTAAGTGGTGTTCTTAAAACTAAAAGCGATATAATGGATACTATTGATAAGAAAGTATACTCTATAAATGAAATTCTTACTACAGTTAATAGTGTAGTACCTAAAGGTTGTAAAATTAATAGAATTGAATATGAGGGCACTACGTTAAACATTTCTGGAAACTCAGATGATAGTTTAGCTATAGCAGAGCTTGTGTCAAAAGTTCAGAGATTGGATTTTGTTAAGATAGCAGAGGATATTACTGTAGACCAAACTAATACATTTACCTTGAAATTGGTTGTTGGCAACGTAGGTGTAGATGGAAAGGAAGGTAAATAA
- a CDS encoding type II secretion system protein, whose protein sequence is MKRLIRNRKGMSLVEVMIALAILGLLSVPIMMAFMNTQIYARKIDKQNEINSITRTVTQIVSDGFKNDAVITDIGGLNIELDGDPLTLTDTFTDIIRKAKNDATKKDTVSDLPIMENGVKSLKYKYSITFDYNNFRNPLYEGVYNFLIIINEYDSGNVVNKLKIAVDIGKVI, encoded by the coding sequence ATGAAAAGACTAATTAGAAATAGAAAAGGTATGTCATTAGTTGAGGTTATGATTGCCCTTGCCATTTTAGGGCTTTTGTCTGTGCCTATTATGATGGCGTTTATGAACACTCAAATATATGCCAGAAAAATAGATAAGCAGAATGAAATAAATTCAATAACCAGAACTGTTACCCAAATTGTAAGTGATGGATTTAAAAATGATGCTGTGATAACAGATATTGGTGGCTTAAATATTGAGCTAGATGGGGATCCACTTACTTTAACTGATACTTTTACAGATATTATTCGTAAAGCTAAAAATGATGCTACAAAAAAAGATACAGTTTCTGATTTACCGATAATGGAAAATGGAGTTAAAAGTTTGAAATACAAGTACAGTATCACTTTTGATTATAATAATTTTCGTAATCCGTTATATGAGGGAGTATACAATTTCCTAATTATAATTAATGAATATGATAGTGGGAACGTTGTAAATAAACTAAAGATTGCTGTCGACATAGGTAAGGTTATTTGA